A segment of the Deinococcota bacterium genome:
GGCCAGGCGCGCGGCGCAGCTTGGCGCCTTCAGGAAGGGCCGCGACGGAGGGGAGGTCGAGGCGGCGCTCGCCAGGCTCCGCGGGGCTGCCAGGGGTACGGAAAACATGTTTCCGCTCGTGCTTGACGCCTTTCGCGCCAAGGCCACCCTGGGGGAAATCTGCGGCGTCCTGCGCCGCGAGTGGGGCGAGTACGAGGGCTAGAGCCTCGAAAACATATCGGCTGATTGCCGGCTAGGCGAGTTCCACGTCAGTCTGCGCGAAGTCGTTGCCGACGCAGAGCAGCGGCTGCCCGGCAAGCTTGGCGGTGGCGTAGCTCAGGCAGTCGCCGAAGTTGAGCCTGGCGGGATGGCGGCCCTTGCCGTAGCGTTCAAACGCCTCGAGCGACAACTGCCAGTGCCGCTCGTCAAAAGAAACGACCGTCACCCCAGCCCTATCCAAAAATTTGCGGAGGATAGATTGAGCAGGTCGGCGCAGTCTCGCCGTGAGCACGATGCCCGTCTCCGTCAAGGTTGGCGCCCCTATACCGACCGTTTCGGCTCGGAGTATCTTGTGGTAGATGTCTTCGTGGTCAGGCTCGCTGAGCAAGATGGCGACGACCGCCGAGCTGTCCAAAATCATCTAAACACCATCGGGACCAAAGCCCAAAACCT
Coding sequences within it:
- a CDS encoding type II toxin-antitoxin system VapC family toxin encodes the protein MILDSSAVVAILLSEPDHEDIYHKILRAETVGIGAPTLTETGIVLTARLRRPAQSILRKFLDRAGVTVVSFDERHWQLSLEAFERYGKGRHPARLNFGDCLSYATAKLAGQPLLCVGNDFAQTDVELA